A single window of Dermacentor albipictus isolate Rhodes 1998 colony chromosome 1, USDA_Dalb.pri_finalv2, whole genome shotgun sequence DNA harbors:
- the LOC135899707 gene encoding uncharacterized protein isoform X1: protein MHPEKSAMVTPLPQTPTLVLIDGSCSLLSRQDTESSSPPGSPPAGSKKAPGCSWRDQWRIGALMGASVVSLYCCVFWLIYALSMEGGRRPGLFLSATCLLLLVALGVTLLSIRKLCDLLAPAPVPV, encoded by the exons ATGCATCCCGAGAAGTCTGCCATGGTGACTCCGCTGCCCCAGACGCCCACCCTGGTGCTCATTGACGGAAGCTGCTCACTGCTGAGCCGACAA GACACCGAGTCGTCGTCGCCTCCGGGATCCCCTCCCGCGGGGTCCAAGAAGGCGCCGGGATGCTCGTGGCGCGACCAGTGGCGCATCGGGGCGCTGATGGGCGCCTCGGTGGTGTCACTCTACTGCTGCGTCTTCTGGCTCATCTACGCGCTCTCCATGGAGGGCGGTCGGCGGCCGGGACTCTTCCTGTCGGCCACCTGCCTGCTGCTGCTCGTCGCGCTCGGCGTGACGCTGCTCTCCATCCGCAAGCTGTGCGACCTGCTCGCGCCGGCGCCGGTGCCCGTCTGA